A genomic stretch from Triticum urartu cultivar G1812 unplaced genomic scaffold, Tu2.1 TuUngrouped_contig_6919, whole genome shotgun sequence includes:
- the LOC125531261 gene encoding serine/arginine-rich SC35-like splicing factor SCL33 codes for MRRGYSYSPSPPPRGYRGRARSPSPRDRYDGRGRDLPTSLLVRNLRRDCRPDDLRRPFAQFGRLKDVYIPRDYYTQEPRGFGFVQYFDPNDAADAKYYMDGQVILGREVAVVFAQENRKKPAEMRTRESSRGRSYDRRHSPSPRGRPSYRGRSYSRSPSPRPARRRFRDESPSRSRSPSGSRSASPLDGKYGRSSRRERSISVSG; via the exons ATGAGGAGAGGCTACAGCTACAGCCCATCCCCACCACCGAGAGGCTACAGGGGAAGGGCCCGTAGCCCAAGTCCCCGTGATCGTTATGATGGTCGGGGTAGAGATCTCCCAACCAGTCTTTTGGTCAGGAACCTTCGTCGTGACTGCAG GCCAGATGACCTTCGCCGGCCATTTGCACAGTTTGGTCGTCTTAAAGACGTATATATTCCAAGGGATTACTATACTCA GGAGCCACGGGGATTTGGGTTTGTGCAGTACTTTGATCCCAACGATGCGGCAGACGCAAAATACTACATGGATGGACAGGTCATTCTTGGTAGAGAAGTTGCAGTTGTTTTTGCACAGGAGAACAGAAAGAAGCCTGCTGAGATGAGAACCAGAGAAAG TAGCAGAGGTCGGTCTTACGATCGGCGGCACTCTCCTTCCCCAAGGGGGCGGCCATCTTACCGCGGCCGAAGCTACTCAAG GTCTCCATCACCTCGGCCCGCAAGGCGGAGGTTCAGAGACGAGTCTCCCTCGCGCTCCCGCTCGCCCAGCGGATCGAGGAGTGCGAGTCCATTGGATGGGAAGTACGGCAGGTCCTCACGAAGAGAGAGGTCGATTTCGGTTAGCGGATGA